AGTCGGTTGCGGAAGCCAGACCCTTGGTTGCCAGAACCCGCGTTATCGCCGAGGTCAGGGTTGTCTTACCATGATCGATGTGGCCGATCGTTCCAATGTTTACGTGCGGCTTAGTCCTTTCAAATTTCTCTTTTGCCATGACTAATCTCCTCTGCCCAGATTATCAATTGTAATAATGGTGTTTTCACTATGGCTCAGTGTTTCTGCAGCTCCAAAAACTCTGCCCGCCTTAACATGGAGCCCACGAACGGATTCGAACCGTTGACTTCTTCCTTACCAAGGAAGTACTCTACCGCCTGAGTTACGTGGGCACCCAGCCAAAAATAATGCTGCCGACCGGCCTGCAGCCGGATAATATCTGGAGCGGGAAACGGGTTTCGAACCCGCGACCCTCAGCTTGGAAGGCTGATGCTCTACCAATTGAGCTATTCCCGCTTTTCAGCAAAAAAACTCTGTCAAGGAATTCAGCGCCAAGCCTGACCGAATTCTACTCTGGTGGAGGGGGGAGGATTCGAACCTCCGAAGGCTTCGCCGACAGATTTACAGTCTGTTCCCTTTGACCGCTCGGGAACCCCTCCACAAAATCATCAACGCCATGCACCAAACGGGCATGGCGATTTTCGTCATCAGGCTTCACTTCAGATAACAACAAGTAGCCAGAATTATTGCCAAACTGGAGCTGGCGATGGGACTTGAACCCGCAACCTGCTGATTACAAATCAGCTGCTCTGCCAATTGAGCTACGCCAGCGTGACGCGACATACTAATATCTTAGCAACTAAACATCAACATTTTTTTTGTCCGATGCAGATGTTTAGTTGCGCAAGATAAAAAGACGCCGAAACCCGTTGCCGCTGAAGCAACCGCTTGACAATCAAGCCCGGAATTTATGCGACTGCTACTCTCCGGCCACCGCCTTGACAAAACCGCTCTGCCGATATTTCTCAAAAGTCATGGCCACGGTCCTGTAGATCATGTGCGCAAATTTGGTGTACGGCATATAGAGGAAAAGCATGAATACCGCAACCAGATGAAGAAAGTAGAGGAAGTAGGCAAATGAAGGAATACCGAGGAGCCGGATCAGCTCAGCGCCCAGTCCGGTAATACCGACAACCATGATCTCGCCGATCAGGAACCAGTCATAAAAGGTAGGAGTAGTGCCCTGCTTTTCTTCGCTGCTTGACCGGTTCGCCCACAGGATCCCGATCCCAATGATCAAAGCAATCGCTCCGACATTGGCCAGAATCTTGAAGGGGTCTGAAAGCGGAATGGGTCCGTGCAGAATGGCCCGCATCTCCTCACTGACAAAAAGAGAGACGATATCCTTCCGGAGCAGACCATAGTTGGTCACGATGAAAAGAGCAATGAAGGAAAGAATCAGCGGCAGATGCCCATTAACCCGATTCTTGTTTTCACCACATTCGTTGAACCGTTTGTGCTGAATGGTCTCAACTACGGTCGGGACAAGAAAATCCATAACGAACTGTTTCGCAGAAGGACGGAAATCCTTATTTGATTCAATGGACTCATCCATCTTGCACCAGAGATCCTTGGCTCCCTTTAAGGAGGCAAAAGCAGCAAAAAGAAAGGCCGGAACAAAAATCATATCAATAAAAAAAACATTCTTGGAAAGCCAGTGGAAATCCCAATGGCCGAAAAACTGACCGAAGCCGACTTCCTTGAAGGTCTCAACGTCCGGAATGTGAAACCCGCCATTTGCTACGGCAAACAGCACTCCGATGAGGAACATCGGGATAATGATCATCAGCGGAAGATTCTTGCCGTTGCTGCAGAAATTGGCCAGTCCTTTCGGGAAACCGAAGTGCGTGTAAGTATAGGCCCTGATTGCACCAAGCACATCACCCGGTTTCGCTCCACGGGGACAATATGCGGTACAGTCACCACACTGATGGCAAAGCAAGGTGTCAGGGTCTGCAGCCAGTCGATCTTTCAACCCCCACTGGGCCCAGATCATCTCTTTCCGCGGAAAAGGATTGCCGTCAGTTGACAACGGACATACTACTGAACAGGTCGCACACTGAAAACACTTCTTGACGGAATCCCCGCCTGCGCTTTTCAGATATTTGATAAAATTAAGATCGGGTTCAACCCGCGTAACTTCAGACATCACATTTCCTCCCCTAAACTTTTCCGTCAAACCAGCAACGGGAATATTTCAATTGAGTCAATCGGGATTCTGAACAGCCGGCACTCACGAGTGACTGCCGGCTGTTCAGCCCAGTATCATATAGAAATTAGAAGCCCTTGAAGGGGTTGGGGCCCATCGCAACAACAGAATCTACAAATTCCTGAATGATATCAGGCACTTTGTTGAAATCGGTTATCGCAACTTGCTCGGCCCGGCAACGCTCAGGCTCAAGGCCAAGGCTACCCAGGGTTTCACCAATATTACCCATCCGTTTATTGGCGATCTCGCTGCCCTTGACAAAGTGACACTGATAATCGTCACCATATTTACAACCGAGAAGCATGACGCCGTCCATTCCTGAAGAAAGCGCGTCCTTGACCCAGACCACATTGACAGAACCCAGGCAGCGGACAGGAATAAAACGCACAAGGTTGTTGAGACCTTTGCGCCGCATGGCAGCCATGTCGATGGCCGGATAGGCATCGTTTTCGCAGACAAAAACCACGAAACGCAGCTTGTCCTCATCATCATCAGGAACCTCAACCGATTTAACCATTGAACCGATCATATCAACATTGTAGTTCTTGAAGCCGATGATTCGCTCCGGACACGCGCCCATACAGGTACCACACCGTCGACAACGGGTAGGGTTCGGCAGCGGGGTTCCTTTCTCATCATCATCAAGGGCGCCGAACGGACACTCTTCCGTACACCGCTTACACTGCGTACAGCGCTGCATAAAGAATTCCGGGTAGGACTGGTCGCCGGAACGAGGATGAACAGCCACCCCGCGATCGGTAGACTCGATACACTGAATCGCCTTCAGGGCTGCGCCGGTCGCATCATCAATCGCTTCATCCATCGCCATCGCCTTCCTGACTCCGCCACAAGTATAGACACCCGTCCGACGAGTTTCATACGGGAAACAGATGAAGTGTGAATCAGCATAGCCATCGAACAGATCCAGATCAAGAAAACCAGGGCCCTGACGATACGCCAGATTGATACTCTTGCTGTCAGCCGTGACAGGTCTCAGACCGGCGGCAAGAACAGCCATATCCACCTCAATGCGGATATCTTCATTGAGCAGGGTATCCTTGGCCGTAACCAGAAGGGAGCTGCCATGCTCTTCAATAGCGGTTACAGCAGCCTTGGTCATAAAAATCCCGTCGTTATTCTGGGTGGCTTTGTAGAACATCTCCATATTGCCCGGAGTGCGCATATGCTGATACAGAATATACGCCTTACCATCAGCGTTGTCCTGACGGACATAGCTGGCCTGCTTCAGAGCAACCATGCTGGTTACAGAGTTGGCAAAAGGGAAATCCTTATCATGCTCTGCCCCGCCCGGGCTCTGGATAAAGGCAACCCGTGCCGGGACCTTGCCTTCCTTGGCAAGTTTCTCAAACTGGGCATTGGTGACAACCTTGCTGCTTGAAGGATTCAAGTGTTCGTACTCGGAGACATCGGCCGGGGTCCAGCCGGTGGCAAGAACCACGGCGCCGAATTTCTCGCCAGAGGGATTGTTTTCAGTGTAGACCTTCAGACCGGCATTGGGGTCTTCCAGCTGCCCTTTGTCAATCAGGTCCTGCTGGTCAACGGTAACCTTGGCCGGAGCATCCCACTCACTTTTGGTCCCGGCGGCTTTGATGGTGGCGACAAAATTACCCGGAGCACCGGAAATCCTGGCCACCTCGCTTGAGGTCTTTACCGTGATGTTGCTGTCTGCCGATACGGCATTGACCAGATCAGCGATGGAGTTTTCTTCAAGATCAGCCCAGGGAGCCTTGGTCGGGAACTGCTTCCTCCAGCCGAGAGCCTTGCCGCCAAGAATTTCGGTCTTCTCCACCAGAGTCACTGCATATCCTGCCTTGGAAGCTTCAAGGGCAGCGGTCATACCGGAAATACCACCGCCCATCACCAGAATTTTCCTGGTGACGGTTTCAAGCTGATAAGGATCCGGCAGTTCCGTTTTCTTGGCCTGGGTACACCCCATTCTCATATAGTCGGAAGCAAGCTCTTGGGTAAAATCGGCTTTGGCATCTTCAGGCTGGCACCAGACCACCTGCTCGCGCAGATTGGCCCTGACGGTGATCTTGTCATTGCCAAAGTCGAAGGCATCCTGCATGACTCTTGGAGAACAGGCGCCAACGACAATAGTATTCACCCCGTCATTATCCATGTCGCTCTGAATCATTTCGCGCCCGGCAGCACCACAAAGAGCTTCATGGGTTTTACAACCCATCTTCATTTCGCCGGTCACAACCCCGGAAAGCGCCTCAATATCAAGGGCCTCACCGATACCACATCCTGTGCATATATATGCACTATATTTCTTGTCCATTATCGTCACCTCCTACCGTGATGCCTGAATAGCTTTCAGGGCAGCAGCTGTTGAATTCTGAGTGCTGGTCACAACATCAGCCGCCTTCTTGGCGCAACCGGCAGCAAGCATCCCTTTGGTGGCATCAGAAACCAGGAAGCCATTCGCATCAGCTCCAATCCCGATTCCCTGTCCATTCGGCTGCATACCTGTTGCAAGAATTGCCAGGTCGACTTTAGTCTGAACCTTGGCGCCGGTCACGGCATCTTCTGCCACAACAGTCACACCGCCATCAGCTTCAGCAATGATATCGGCAACCTTGCCCTTTACAAAGGTAACGTTTGGGTCAGCCATCATCTTCTCACGGAACTTCTCATATTTTCCCGGTGAACGCAGGTCAATATAGAATACCGTTATCTTGGCGTCGGGATACTGCTCCCTGACGTATGTGATCTGCTTCAGGCTGGCCATACAACAGATATAGGAGCAATATTCAAGATGATTTTCATCCCTTGATCCGGCACACTGAACAAAGGCAAAGCTCGCGGGTTCCTTGTTATCCCCCGGACGAAGAATTTTACCGTCGGTGGGTCCACCGGGTGCGGCAAGCCTTTCCATCATCATGTTGGTGATGATGGCATTGCTGGAACCGAACTTCAGGTTGGTCATCTTGGTGGCATCATAAGGAGTCCAGCCGGTCGCCCAGACAACTGAAGCCACATCGACGGTCATTTCCTTTGCTGCGCCATCAAGTTCAATCGCATCGTATTTACAGGCTTCCTTGCATTTGCCACATTTGTCACAGGCTTTGGCGTCGATGACGTACTTCATCGGAAAAGCCATGTCATGGGGCTTGTAAATAGCCTTGGTTTTGTCCATCCCGAAGTTGAAGTCGTTATCACGTTCCCGGGGACAAACCTCAACACAGGCATTGCAGGCGGTGCAGTTGTTGTTTACACCACGAGGGGCGCTTTCCAGTGTGACCTGATATCTGCCTGCGGCACCATCAACTTTCTTGACCGTGGTCATCGGATACACCCGGATTTTCCGGTTGTTTTTAATTCTTTTGAAGTTGATCTCCAACCCACAGGAAGGGGGGCAGAGTTTCGGGAAATACTGGTTCAGTTGGGCAACTCTTCCGCCAAGGTAAGGGTTCTTCTCAACAAGAAAAACATCCTGACCAACCTCTGCGGCTTCAAGGGCAGCGGTCAAACCGCTGATCCCACCACCCACGACCAGAACTCCGCCTGCACCGGGTGCACTTCGTTCATCTGTCATGCCTAGCCTCCATTTATAATGAGTAATAAAATAATATTAGCTGGTTTATTTAGCTCAACCGGCCTGCAACAGCCGACCGCCTCAGCCAAATGAATCAGCACCGTTGTATTTACAGAAAAGTCTCCAGGCGCTAGTATCGCGCCTGGAGACTTTATTCATCTTAAGAACTTTATCAATGAATCTAAATAATTAGATCCACGGCTCAGTCTCAACGATGTTGATACACGGAACCTTCTCGCACTTCCACTCCTGAGTCTTGGGATCGAAAGTGGAGTTAACGAAAGCCTTCCAGTTTGCATCATCACAGGTCGGGTAGTCTGACCTGTAGTAGAATCCAGGGTAACGGCTTTCCTTACGGAACTCGATGTGACGGATATGGGTTTCAACACACCAGATACGATGGTAGTTCTCCCACGCCCTCATCAACTCATGCAGGTCGCCGGCAGCCATCTTGGCAGCATCTTCACGCAGCATGCGAAGAAGATCAAGACAGATGTTCAGCAGTTTGCCGGAAGTCATGTAGTAGGTCGCAACACCACCGCCGTACTCGTCGGTAGCTTTCATGAGACGCATCATGATTCCTGCAGGCTTGCAGTAGTTCGGGTTTACGTCACTGGCGGTGGTTGCGCCGACATGCTGATGGTACAGTTTAACCGGTGCATAGATCTCATCGGCCAGCTGCTGAGCGGTCTGGGACAGCTCGGGTTTGAAATCAGCATGATCACGACAGTACTTGACCATCTGCTTGGCAACAATACGACCCTCGGCATGGGAGCCGGAGGAGAATTTGTGACCGGAAGCACCAACGCCATCGCCAGCGGTAAAGAGTCCGTTAACGGTGGTCATCCGGTTGTAACCCCATTTGTACTGGTGGCTGCGAGGACCATCTACTGTCGGAACCCAGTCTTCGTTCGGACCGGAGGTCCAGATACCGCAACAACCTGAATGGCTGCCCAGCATGTAGGGTTCGGTCGGCATGATCTCGGAACCTACTTTCTCAGGCTCGATGTTCATACCAGCCCACAGACCGGCCTGACCGACTGACATGTCAAGGAAGTCTTCCCACGCTTCTGACTCAAGGTGTTTCCAGAACTTCATAACTTCCTTCTCGTCCATACCTTTCGCACGACGATCGTCAAGGAAGGCATTCAGAGCAACATCGGTAGCCATGTAGATCGGGCCGCGTCCCTCTTTCAGCTCGTTCAGCATCAGATGGTTACGCAGACAGGTCGGGGTGACTGCTGACTGACCGTAAGGCATGAATTTTGCCAGTTCGCCCTTCACAGAGTCACTGTTGGCATAGAACTCACCAAGACCGTTCTGAACTTTAGCCTTGAACAGAAGGAACCATGCACCAACCGGTCCGTAACCGTCTTTGAAACGAGCCGGGGTGAAGCGGTTTTCCATCATGGTCAGGGTGGCGCCAACCTGGGCACACATGGTGTAGGTGGAACCTGCGTTCCAAACCGGATACCAGGCGCGGCCTTTACCTTCACCGGTAGACCGGGGACGGAAGATATTTACAGCACCACCGCAGGCGCAGAGAGCGGTTTTGCAACGGAAAACATGAACCTTGTTTTCACGGGTCGAGAAACCAACCGCACCGGCGATCTGATTGTCAACGTTTTTGTCGAGGAGCAGTTTAACGATGAAAACACGCTCCAGACAGTTCTCTTCGCCGAGAGCGGCTTTGGCGGGCTCGGCAACGATGCACTTGTAGGACTCACCGTTGATCATGATCTGCCATTTACCGGTCCGTACCGGGGTGCCGCCTTCACGAAGTGACGGAGCAGGTTTGGCACCGTCAAGGTTTTCGCCGGCTGCATCTTTCTTCCAGATCGGCAGGCCCCACTCTTCGAACAGCTTCACGGACTCGTCAACATGACGGCCGAGGTCGTAGATAAGGTCTTCACGAACAACGCCCATCAGGTCATTACGAACCATCTTTACGTAGTTCTCGATCGGGTTTTCGCCGATATAGGTGTTGATAGCAGACAGGCCCTGAGCTACAGCGCCGGAACGCTCCATGGAGGCCTT
This DNA window, taken from Pseudomonadota bacterium, encodes the following:
- a CDS encoding hydrogenase iron-sulfur subunit, coding for MDKKYSAYICTGCGIGEALDIEALSGVVTGEMKMGCKTHEALCGAAGREMIQSDMDNDGVNTIVVGACSPRVMQDAFDFGNDKITVRANLREQVVWCQPEDAKADFTQELASDYMRMGCTQAKKTELPDPYQLETVTRKILVMGGGISGMTAALEASKAGYAVTLVEKTEILGGKALGWRKQFPTKAPWADLEENSIADLVNAVSADSNITVKTSSEVARISGAPGNFVATIKAAGTKSEWDAPAKVTVDQQDLIDKGQLEDPNAGLKVYTENNPSGEKFGAVVLATGWTPADVSEYEHLNPSSSKVVTNAQFEKLAKEGKVPARVAFIQSPGGAEHDKDFPFANSVTSMVALKQASYVRQDNADGKAYILYQHMRTPGNMEMFYKATQNNDGIFMTKAAVTAIEEHGSSLLVTAKDTLLNEDIRIEVDMAVLAAGLRPVTADSKSINLAYRQGPGFLDLDLFDGYADSHFICFPYETRRTGVYTCGGVRKAMAMDEAIDDATGAALKAIQCIESTDRGVAVHPRSGDQSYPEFFMQRCTQCKRCTEECPFGALDDDEKGTPLPNPTRCRRCGTCMGACPERIIGFKNYNVDMIGSMVKSVEVPDDDEDKLRFVVFVCENDAYPAIDMAAMRRKGLNNLVRFIPVRCLGSVNVVWVKDALSSGMDGVMLLGCKYGDDYQCHFVKGSEIANKRMGNIGETLGSLGLEPERCRAEQVAITDFNKVPDIIQEFVDSVVAMGPNPFKGF
- a CDS encoding FAD-dependent oxidoreductase, with product MTDERSAPGAGGVLVVGGGISGLTAALEAAEVGQDVFLVEKNPYLGGRVAQLNQYFPKLCPPSCGLEINFKRIKNNRKIRVYPMTTVKKVDGAAGRYQVTLESAPRGVNNNCTACNACVEVCPRERDNDFNFGMDKTKAIYKPHDMAFPMKYVIDAKACDKCGKCKEACKYDAIELDGAAKEMTVDVASVVWATGWTPYDATKMTNLKFGSSNAIITNMMMERLAAPGGPTDGKILRPGDNKEPASFAFVQCAGSRDENHLEYCSYICCMASLKQITYVREQYPDAKITVFYIDLRSPGKYEKFREKMMADPNVTFVKGKVADIIAEADGGVTVVAEDAVTGAKVQTKVDLAILATGMQPNGQGIGIGADANGFLVSDATKGMLAAGCAKKAADVVTSTQNSTAAALKAIQASR
- the tuf gene encoding elongation factor Tu (EF-Tu; promotes GTP-dependent binding of aminoacyl-tRNA to the A-site of ribosomes during protein biosynthesis; when the tRNA anticodon matches the mRNA codon, GTP hydrolysis results; the inactive EF-Tu-GDP leaves the ribosome and release of GDP is promoted by elongation factor Ts; many prokaryotes have two copies of the gene encoding EF-Tu), which translates into the protein MAKEKFERTKPHVNIGTIGHIDHGKTTLTSAITRVLATKGLASATD
- the aprA gene encoding adenylyl-sulfate reductase subunit alpha, with translation MALPNKPLGELPAVTNPEIVEHDVDVLIIGGGMAACGTAFEIKKWAPADLKIKLVDKASMERSGAVAQGLSAINTYIGENPIENYVKMVRNDLMGVVREDLIYDLGRHVDESVKLFEEWGLPIWKKDAAGENLDGAKPAPSLREGGTPVRTGKWQIMINGESYKCIVAEPAKAALGEENCLERVFIVKLLLDKNVDNQIAGAVGFSTRENKVHVFRCKTALCACGGAVNIFRPRSTGEGKGRAWYPVWNAGSTYTMCAQVGATLTMMENRFTPARFKDGYGPVGAWFLLFKAKVQNGLGEFYANSDSVKGELAKFMPYGQSAVTPTCLRNHLMLNELKEGRGPIYMATDVALNAFLDDRRAKGMDEKEVMKFWKHLESEAWEDFLDMSVGQAGLWAGMNIEPEKVGSEIMPTEPYMLGSHSGCCGIWTSGPNEDWVPTVDGPRSHQYKWGYNRMTTVNGLFTAGDGVGASGHKFSSGSHAEGRIVAKQMVKYCRDHADFKPELSQTAQQLADEIYAPVKLYHQHVGATTASDVNPNYCKPAGIMMRLMKATDEYGGGVATYYMTSGKLLNICLDLLRMLREDAAKMAAGDLHELMRAWENYHRIWCVETHIRHIEFRKESRYPGFYYRSDYPTCDDANWKAFVNSTFDPKTQEWKCEKVPCINIVETEPWI
- the qmoC gene encoding quinone-interacting membrane-bound oxidoreductase complex subunit QmoC — translated: MSEVTRVEPDLNFIKYLKSAGGDSVKKCFQCATCSVVCPLSTDGNPFPRKEMIWAQWGLKDRLAADPDTLLCHQCGDCTAYCPRGAKPGDVLGAIRAYTYTHFGFPKGLANFCSNGKNLPLMIIIPMFLIGVLFAVANGGFHIPDVETFKEVGFGQFFGHWDFHWLSKNVFFIDMIFVPAFLFAAFASLKGAKDLWCKMDESIESNKDFRPSAKQFVMDFLVPTVVETIQHKRFNECGENKNRVNGHLPLILSFIALFIVTNYGLLRKDIVSLFVSEEMRAILHGPIPLSDPFKILANVGAIALIIGIGILWANRSSSEEKQGTTPTFYDWFLIGEIMVVGITGLGAELIRLLGIPSFAYFLYFLHLVAVFMLFLYMPYTKFAHMIYRTVAMTFEKYRQSGFVKAVAGE